The following coding sequences are from one Methanomicrobiales archaeon HGW-Methanomicrobiales-1 window:
- a CDS encoding 30S ribosomal protein S2 yields MTTVNEMEIELKEPLIPVEEYLAAGVHIGTQQKSEDMKKFIYRVRGDGLYILDIRETDARIKTTAKFLTQFEAPNILVVTSRQYGQYPAKKFADTIGAMSATGRFIPGLMTNPVLSEYVEPSVVVVTDPIGDAQVINEAVQCGIPVVALCDTNNMTKYVDLVIPTNNKGRKALSMIYFLLTREMLRLRGISTALTPEDFETEF; encoded by the coding sequence ATGACTACCGTAAATGAAATGGAAATTGAATTAAAAGAGCCACTCATCCCCGTCGAAGAGTACCTTGCAGCCGGTGTACACATCGGTACCCAGCAGAAGAGCGAAGACATGAAGAAGTTCATCTACCGCGTCCGCGGCGATGGACTGTATATCCTTGACATCCGCGAGACCGATGCCCGGATCAAGACAACTGCCAAGTTCTTAACCCAGTTCGAGGCACCCAATATCCTCGTTGTCACCTCCCGCCAGTACGGCCAGTACCCGGCAAAGAAGTTTGCCGATACTATCGGTGCAATGTCCGCCACCGGCCGGTTTATCCCCGGTCTCATGACCAACCCCGTCCTGTCCGAATACGTCGAGCCATCGGTCGTTGTTGTAACCGACCCGATCGGTGACGCACAGGTCATCAACGAGGCAGTCCAGTGCGGTATCCCCGTAGTTGCGCTCTGCGATACCAACAACATGACCAAGTATGTTGACTTAGTCATCCCGACCAACAACAAGGGTCGCAAAGCACTCTCTATGATCTACTTCCTGCTCACCCGCGAAATGCTCAGGCTCCGCGGTATCTCGACAGCACTCACCCCCGAGGACTTCGAAACTGAGTTCTGA
- a CDS encoding uridylate kinase, which yields MSDRLILKLGGSVITDKSADCAINHDQLASIAGSIARARTDGIVVIHGAGSCGHPEAKRYHLDVGAVKGQTEGVYVTHRAVSRLNEEVVATLREQGVAAIGVHPLHTAIADNGRLVSFECRHLETMLDLGMVPVIHGDVVMDLSKGACIVSGDQLVRYLAVGLAISRVGLATDVPGVLDGERVVPEINRDSMPTLRIGNSMHTDVTGGMRGKINELLELADAGIGSDIFHVSRVADFLAGVGHGGTTVKGMKK from the coding sequence ATGTCTGATCGCCTCATCCTGAAACTGGGCGGAAGCGTAATCACCGATAAAAGCGCAGATTGTGCAATCAATCACGACCAGCTGGCATCCATTGCCGGCTCGATTGCCCGGGCACGCACGGATGGCATTGTGGTCATCCACGGCGCCGGGTCCTGCGGGCATCCCGAGGCAAAGCGGTACCACCTTGATGTTGGTGCCGTAAAAGGGCAGACCGAGGGGGTCTATGTGACCCACCGGGCGGTCAGCCGGCTCAACGAGGAGGTTGTTGCAACCCTCCGCGAACAGGGAGTTGCCGCGATTGGCGTCCACCCGCTGCACACCGCAATTGCGGACAACGGGCGGCTGGTCAGCTTCGAATGCAGGCACCTGGAAACAATGCTTGATCTCGGGATGGTCCCTGTGATCCACGGCGACGTGGTGATGGACCTTTCAAAAGGAGCCTGTATCGTTTCGGGCGATCAGCTCGTGCGGTATCTCGCGGTTGGTTTAGCAATCAGCCGCGTAGGGCTCGCCACCGACGTACCGGGAGTGCTGGATGGAGAGCGGGTTGTTCCGGAAATTAACCGGGACTCGATGCCAACTCTCCGCATCGGCAACTCGATGCATACCGATGTCACCGGTGGAATGAGAGGCAAGATCAATGAACTGCTCGAACTTGCAGATGCAGGTATCGGGTCAGATATCTTTCATGTCTCGCGGGTAGCCGACTTCCTTGCAGGAGTCGGTCACGGCGGGACAACAGTAAAGGGGATGAAAAAATGA
- a CDS encoding 50S ribosomal protein L13, which produces MVTVINGDGLLLGRLASLVAQRGLAGETIAIVNVEKVIISGSRARVLGNYKHKVERGASGNRWGPFVPRRPDHLMKRTIRGMLPYKRPRGVEAMKRIKCYVGVPTEFVGKELEVLEDAHMNRLNNPAYITLGAVCTFLGAKF; this is translated from the coding sequence ATGGTGACAGTAATCAACGGTGACGGACTGCTTCTCGGCCGCCTCGCAAGCCTTGTCGCACAGCGCGGGCTTGCCGGCGAAACGATCGCAATTGTCAACGTAGAAAAGGTAATCATCTCCGGCAGCCGTGCACGCGTGCTCGGCAACTACAAGCACAAGGTTGAGCGCGGCGCCAGCGGCAACCGCTGGGGACCGTTCGTCCCCCGCCGGCCGGACCACCTGATGAAGCGGACGATCCGCGGCATGCTCCCGTACAAACGCCCCCGTGGCGTCGAGGCCATGAAGCGCATCAAGTGCTACGTCGGTGTCCCGACCGAGTTTGTCGGAAAGGAATTAGAAGTGCTCGAAGACGCTCACATGAACCGTCTGAACAACCCGGCTTACATCACCCTCGGTGCTGTATGCACGTTCCTTGGAGCAAAGTTCTAG
- the mvk gene encoding mevalonate kinase yields the protein MATWSAPGKVFLFGEHAVVYGKPGIAMAIKPRVFVTVRNTKRPQRAKSPYIDGCFEAMGVMGSVYINSQIPSSSGLGSSAAVTVATLSAINDEFSLHKTREDVADMAFEIEKTVQKGRASPTDTTVSAYGGIVLISGGSRRRLPPQNIHLVIGDSLVSHSTSKMVELVSDLKKKHPNIVDPVLDAIEGVSMSAIHHLNNPKELGKYMNMNHALLEVLGVGHPQLGKMVLAARSAGAFGAKITGAGGGGCMVALCPKPIKHRIASAIEACDARAIITGIDTEGARKEKNV from the coding sequence TTGGCAACGTGGAGTGCACCGGGCAAGGTTTTCTTGTTCGGTGAGCATGCAGTAGTCTATGGAAAGCCCGGCATAGCCATGGCCATAAAGCCCCGGGTCTTTGTTACCGTGAGAAATACCAAACGCCCGCAGCGTGCGAAATCCCCCTACATTGACGGGTGTTTCGAAGCTATGGGCGTGATGGGCAGCGTGTATATCAATTCCCAGATCCCGAGTTCGTCCGGCCTGGGATCGTCAGCTGCCGTCACGGTTGCCACCCTCTCTGCCATCAACGATGAGTTCTCCCTGCACAAGACCCGGGAAGATGTCGCTGATATGGCTTTTGAGATCGAAAAGACCGTGCAGAAAGGGAGGGCAAGCCCCACGGATACGACCGTCTCTGCCTACGGTGGCATAGTCCTTATCAGCGGCGGTTCCCGGCGACGCCTGCCCCCGCAGAACATCCACCTGGTGATCGGGGACTCGCTCGTCTCGCACAGCACTTCAAAGATGGTGGAACTGGTGAGCGATCTCAAGAAGAAGCACCCCAATATCGTGGACCCGGTGCTCGATGCGATCGAAGGCGTGAGCATGAGCGCGATCCATCACCTGAACAATCCCAAGGAACTGGGCAAATACATGAACATGAACCATGCCCTGCTCGAAGTGCTGGGGGTCGGCCACCCGCAGCTCGGAAAAATGGTGCTTGCGGCACGTTCGGCCGGGGCCTTCGGGGCAAAGATCACAGGGGCCGGGGGCGGGGGTTGCATGGTTGCGCTCTGCCCCAAGCCCATCAAACACCGGATTGCCAGTGCCATTGAAGCGTGTGACGCCCGGGCAATCATTACCGGTATCGATACGGAAGGCGCACGCAAGGAGAAAAATGTCTGA
- a CDS encoding type 2 isopentenyl-diphosphate Delta-isomerase, which translates to MSDKKRLTSSRKLDHLRICAEEAVESGDAGFAGIRFVHNALPECDMGAISLSTRFLGHAFSSPLFISAMTGGHPGTKDVNARLARAAERYGTGMGVGSQRAALENPTLDDTFSVVRDEAPHAFLVANLGAVQLRDHGIEWAERAVSMIEADALAIHLNFLQEAIQPEGDHNAIGCFAAIEELCREFKTPVMIKETGCGISAAIARQCWGAGASAIDIGGWGGTSWAAVESVRAEESKNAKDHALKSLGQDFASWGIPTVVSLAEVLATGSPVIASGGIRSGIDMAKALALGADLCGMALPLLKPAMESDEALSNTIDRIHQQLKVTMFLTGSAQVSDLKKSPMYLTGTTRQMIDKDNPARIKR; encoded by the coding sequence ATGAGTGACAAGAAGCGGTTAACCTCCTCGCGCAAGCTCGACCACCTGCGCATCTGCGCAGAAGAAGCAGTCGAGAGCGGGGATGCCGGGTTTGCGGGCATCAGGTTTGTGCACAATGCACTGCCGGAATGTGACATGGGAGCTATCAGCCTCTCGACCCGGTTCCTGGGCCATGCGTTCTCATCCCCCCTGTTCATCTCGGCCATGACCGGGGGTCACCCGGGAACAAAAGACGTGAATGCCCGGCTTGCACGGGCTGCAGAACGTTACGGGACCGGCATGGGTGTCGGTTCCCAGCGGGCTGCGCTTGAAAATCCTACACTCGATGATACCTTCTCGGTTGTGCGGGATGAAGCGCCCCATGCATTCCTGGTTGCAAACCTCGGGGCAGTCCAGCTCCGCGATCACGGCATTGAATGGGCGGAGCGTGCCGTCTCGATGATCGAGGCGGATGCACTCGCCATTCACTTGAATTTCCTGCAGGAAGCAATCCAGCCCGAAGGCGATCATAATGCGATCGGCTGCTTTGCGGCAATCGAAGAACTCTGTCGCGAGTTCAAGACACCGGTTATGATAAAAGAGACCGGCTGCGGTATCTCTGCGGCAATCGCCCGGCAGTGCTGGGGCGCAGGTGCCAGTGCGATCGATATCGGCGGCTGGGGCGGGACGTCCTGGGCTGCCGTCGAGAGCGTACGGGCAGAGGAGAGTAAAAACGCAAAAGATCATGCCCTCAAGTCATTAGGCCAGGACTTTGCCAGCTGGGGCATTCCCACGGTAGTCAGTCTTGCAGAAGTGCTTGCCACCGGCAGCCCGGTGATAGCATCGGGCGGAATACGGAGCGGCATCGATATGGCAAAGGCACTCGCCCTCGGGGCGGATCTCTGCGGCATGGCACTGCCCCTGCTCAAACCCGCGATGGAAAGCGATGAGGCACTCAGTAACACAATCGACAGGATACACCAGCAGCTCAAGGTCACGATGTTTTTGACCGGCTCAGCACAGGTATCCGATCTTAAGAAATCCCCCATGTATCTTACCGGTACGACACGCCAGATGATTGATAAGGACAATCCGGCGCGTATCAAGCGATAA
- a CDS encoding DNA-directed RNA polymerase subunit K yields the protein MQTQTYSRYERARIIGARALQISMGAPLLVTTTRIDPLEIAIEEFNNHTIPITVKRK from the coding sequence ATGCAGACGCAGACATACTCCCGGTATGAACGGGCAAGGATCATTGGAGCAAGGGCTCTGCAGATATCAATGGGTGCTCCGTTACTTGTTACAACGACACGGATCGATCCGCTTGAGATCGCCATCGAGGAATTCAACAACCACACCATCCCCATTACCGTAAAAAGGAAGTAG
- the amrB gene encoding AmmeMemoRadiSam system protein B produces the protein MKMRTCAVAGMFYPQDPSHLEQLLEKFFSGTRVEGAPLGIVSPHAGYIYSGQVAAHAFGAIEPDFSGTFVVIGPSHRGYISSVSAVPWETPLGVVDTDTGFVEALDMETDELSHRDEHSLEVQMPFIKYRFPRARIAPIMMGQQDYASAIRIAEKIISAVRLTKRDIRIVASSDFSHYVPEAKAKSDDLYAIDPLTTLDTVEFYRRIEERRVTACGYGPITAMVTACSRLGAKAAKLIRYATSGDVTGDTREVVGYAAIAVI, from the coding sequence ATGAAGATGCGTACATGCGCAGTAGCCGGCATGTTTTATCCGCAAGATCCTTCTCACCTGGAGCAACTGCTTGAGAAATTCTTCTCCGGCACCCGGGTGGAGGGAGCACCTCTGGGTATCGTATCGCCCCATGCAGGGTATATCTATTCAGGGCAGGTAGCGGCCCATGCATTCGGCGCTATCGAACCGGATTTCTCCGGCACTTTTGTGGTTATTGGTCCATCCCATCGCGGGTATATCAGCTCTGTTTCTGCCGTTCCCTGGGAAACACCGCTCGGTGTGGTTGATACTGACACCGGGTTTGTCGAGGCACTGGATATGGAGACCGATGAACTGTCTCACCGGGACGAGCATTCGCTGGAAGTGCAGATGCCGTTCATCAAGTACCGGTTCCCTCGTGCCCGAATCGCCCCGATCATGATGGGACAGCAGGATTATGCGAGCGCGATACGGATTGCAGAAAAGATCATATCTGCCGTCCGGCTGACCAAGCGGGATATACGGATCGTAGCCTCCAGCGACTTCTCGCATTATGTGCCTGAAGCAAAAGCGAAATCAGATGATCTATATGCGATCGACCCCTTAACTACTCTCGATACGGTGGAATTCTACCGGAGGATTGAGGAGCGTCGCGTAACTGCCTGCGGGTATGGCCCGATCACCGCGATGGTGACTGCCTGCAGCAGGTTAGGGGCGAAAGCGGCAAAGCTTATCCGGTATGCGACGAGCGGGGATGTCACCGGAGACACCCGTGAAGTCGTGGGATACGCAGCCATTGCGGTGATATAG
- a CDS encoding phosphoesterase yields MSELSPYLESVATEIDRMIDRYFVDTVGELNKASAHLLAAGGKRLRPAVVMLAADSVRHGSSDEIMHAALALEITHTFTLIHDDIMDDDNLRRGVQTVHTKWDMPTGILAGDVLYARAFEYICMAKATDAAKVRSVTMLARACADICAGQHMDMSFEHRNDVSEYEYIEMVRKKTGVLYAAAAGIGGVLAGGNAPQVKALYNFGLNTGIAFQIQDDLIDLLTPAEKSGKDQASDLREGKQTIIMIKAREKGIDLQKYRRELSKADIDAAIKELTDAGVIDEVKKVAADLVASSNKHLSLLPDSKERQLLMDIGEYFVTRSY; encoded by the coding sequence ATGTCGGAACTTTCCCCATACCTGGAATCGGTCGCAACAGAGATTGACCGCATGATCGACCGGTATTTTGTTGATACGGTCGGTGAACTGAACAAGGCATCAGCCCATCTTCTTGCAGCCGGCGGCAAACGGCTCCGCCCTGCAGTCGTTATGCTTGCGGCAGATTCCGTGAGGCACGGGAGCTCCGATGAGATCATGCACGCGGCTCTTGCACTGGAGATCACGCACACGTTCACGCTCATCCACGACGATATCATGGATGACGACAACCTGCGCAGAGGGGTCCAGACCGTTCACACGAAATGGGACATGCCGACCGGCATTCTTGCCGGCGATGTGCTCTATGCCCGGGCGTTCGAGTATATCTGCATGGCAAAAGCCACCGATGCGGCAAAAGTCCGTTCGGTTACCATGCTCGCCCGCGCCTGCGCCGATATCTGTGCGGGACAGCACATGGACATGTCGTTTGAGCACCGCAATGACGTGAGCGAATACGAGTACATCGAGATGGTCAGGAAAAAGACCGGCGTGCTCTACGCGGCTGCAGCCGGTATCGGCGGCGTTCTTGCCGGGGGCAATGCCCCGCAGGTAAAGGCCCTCTACAATTTCGGCCTGAACACCGGTATTGCATTCCAGATACAGGATGATTTGATTGACCTGCTCACTCCCGCCGAGAAGAGCGGCAAAGACCAGGCTTCCGACCTGCGGGAAGGCAAGCAGACAATCATCATGATCAAGGCCCGGGAGAAAGGCATCGATCTCCAGAAATACCGGCGCGAACTTTCGAAAGCCGATATCGATGCCGCGATAAAAGAGCTCACCGATGCCGGGGTAATTGACGAGGTCAAAAAAGTGGCAGCGGATCTGGTGGCTTCGAGCAACAAACACCTCTCCCTGCTTCCCGACTCAAAAGAACGCCAGCTCTTAATGGACATCGGCGAATATTTTGTAACCCGGAGTTACTAA
- a CDS encoding glutamate--tRNA ligase, translating into MAGEDPKELLFLCALQNAVKHGGVPQAGAVIGMVMGAHPELRSRAKEVSGFAKEAIADVAALSPEDRVTTLQTRAPEMFAALSEKHEHKKVLPDLEGAENGVVMRFAPNPSGPLHIGHARAAALNDAYVKQYGGRYILRIEDTDPKRVDPEAYDMVVEDLKWLGLGITDTVTQSDRLHLYYALCTQLIERNGAYVCTCDNEVFKELKNKKIACPCRDQSVETNLVLWDKMLTHGFKEGEASVRIKTDLLHPDPAMRDFPALRILDAPAHPKVIAHVYPLMNFSVVADDHLLGVTHVIRGKDHIANTRRQRYIYDHFGWKVPVYRHYGRMGIEGVVLSTSQMRLGINDGTYTGWDDIRLGTMRALARRGISPEAVKAAMLAIGIGDTDISFSWDNLFAENKKIVDPVANRYFFVPDPVTATIEGAQPHTAHAMLHPSDASRGTRTLEFTGTVLLPKSEVSPEVTMLRLKDLFNVKISWDNGTPSFTYAGDSLADARSAKAHIVQWLPAQATVACTLLTPDGEMVGACEPAVRSELGKVIQFERVGFVKIDAFSDAGVVAYFTHK; encoded by the coding sequence ATGGCCGGGGAAGATCCAAAAGAGCTCCTCTTTTTATGTGCACTCCAGAATGCCGTGAAGCACGGCGGTGTTCCCCAGGCGGGAGCTGTCATCGGTATGGTGATGGGTGCACACCCGGAGCTCAGAAGCCGGGCCAAGGAAGTTTCTGGGTTTGCCAAGGAAGCGATCGCTGACGTTGCGGCACTCTCTCCGGAAGACCGGGTGACGACCCTGCAAACCCGTGCACCGGAAATGTTTGCAGCACTCTCCGAGAAGCACGAGCACAAGAAGGTGCTGCCGGATCTCGAAGGAGCCGAGAACGGCGTAGTGATGCGGTTTGCCCCCAATCCCTCCGGTCCCCTTCATATCGGGCATGCCCGGGCAGCAGCGCTCAATGACGCGTACGTAAAACAGTACGGCGGGCGCTATATCCTGCGTATCGAGGACACCGATCCCAAGCGGGTCGATCCCGAAGCCTACGATATGGTAGTCGAGGACCTCAAATGGCTGGGTCTCGGGATCACGGACACCGTGACGCAGAGCGATCGCCTCCACCTGTACTATGCGCTCTGCACGCAGCTGATCGAGCGGAACGGCGCCTATGTCTGCACCTGCGACAACGAGGTCTTCAAGGAGCTCAAGAACAAGAAGATCGCCTGCCCGTGCCGCGACCAGTCGGTCGAGACGAACCTTGTGCTCTGGGACAAGATGCTTACCCACGGGTTCAAGGAAGGCGAGGCATCGGTCCGGATCAAGACCGACCTGCTTCACCCCGACCCGGCCATGCGGGACTTCCCGGCATTACGGATCCTGGACGCCCCCGCCCACCCGAAGGTCATCGCCCACGTGTACCCGCTGATGAACTTCTCGGTGGTAGCCGATGACCACCTGCTCGGGGTTACGCATGTCATCCGGGGCAAGGACCATATCGCCAACACCCGGCGCCAGCGCTATATTTACGATCACTTTGGCTGGAAGGTGCCGGTATACCGGCACTATGGCCGGATGGGTATCGAGGGCGTGGTGCTCTCGACCTCCCAGATGCGGCTTGGCATCAATGACGGCACGTACACCGGCTGGGACGATATCCGGCTCGGCACGATGAGAGCACTTGCCCGCCGGGGAATCAGTCCCGAAGCGGTCAAGGCCGCGATGCTGGCGATCGGTATCGGGGACACGGACATCTCGTTCTCGTGGGACAACCTCTTTGCCGAGAACAAGAAGATCGTGGACCCGGTGGCAAACCGGTACTTCTTTGTCCCTGATCCGGTGACGGCAACGATTGAGGGGGCACAACCCCATACGGCACACGCGATGCTCCACCCGAGCGATGCGTCACGCGGCACCCGGACGCTGGAGTTTACCGGAACGGTGCTTCTTCCGAAGAGTGAGGTCTCACCAGAGGTTACAATGCTGCGTCTCAAGGATCTCTTCAATGTGAAGATTTCGTGGGATAACGGGACGCCTTCGTTTACCTATGCGGGGGATTCGCTTGCGGATGCCCGGTCGGCGAAGGCCCATATCGTGCAGTGGCTTCCGGCGCAGGCAACGGTTGCTTGTACTCTCCTTACTCCGGATGGGGAGATGGTTGGGGCTTGTGAGCCGGCTGTACGCTCGGAGCTGGGGAAGGTTATCCAGTTCGAGCGGGTCGGGTTTGTGAAGATCGATGCGTTCAGTGATGCGGGCGTTGTGGCGTATTTTACGCACAAGTGA
- a CDS encoding DNA-directed RNA polymerase subunit N — MIPVRCFTCGKPISTAWEEFRQRRENGEDPKQILTDLNITRYCCRRMLLTHKVVIDELNPYQ, encoded by the coding sequence ATGATACCCGTACGATGTTTCACCTGTGGAAAACCAATTTCCACCGCGTGGGAAGAGTTCAGGCAGAGACGGGAGAACGGCGAGGATCCCAAACAGATCCTCACCGATCTTAATATTACCCGGTACTGCTGCAGGCGTATGCTCCTGACCCACAAAGTCGTCATTGACGAGCTCAACCCATACCAGTAA
- a CDS encoding 30S ribosomal protein S9: MVKIINTSGKRKTAIARATFKAGKGVIRVNSVPLEQYGSDVTRMKISEPLLLVPNAVHGIDVTIDVAGGGVMGQAEAVRTALARGILLWHNEPQIKDIYLTYDRTLLVNDSRQKEAKKPHGSGARAKFQKSYR; encoded by the coding sequence ATGGTAAAGATCATTAACACAAGCGGAAAACGCAAGACTGCAATCGCTCGGGCGACCTTTAAGGCAGGCAAAGGCGTTATCCGGGTCAACTCAGTACCGCTCGAACAGTACGGCTCTGATGTTACCCGGATGAAGATCTCTGAGCCCCTCCTCCTGGTACCCAATGCGGTGCACGGTATCGATGTAACCATCGATGTCGCCGGTGGCGGTGTGATGGGACAGGCAGAAGCGGTCAGGACCGCTCTTGCCCGTGGCATCCTCCTGTGGCACAACGAACCCCAGATCAAGGATATCTATCTTACGTATGACAGGACGCTCCTTGTCAATGACTCCCGGCAGAAAGAAGCCAAGAAACCTCACGGTTCCGGAGCCAGGGCAAAGTTCCAAAAGTCTTATCGTTAA
- a CDS encoding ribonuclease J yields the protein MDIEIIAVGGYDEVGRNMTAVRCGKEIVIFDMGLRLDQIVVHEDADIENMHSLDLIKIKAIPDDTLMNGIEGSVKAIVCSHGHLDHIGAIPKLAHRYNAPIIATPYTTELIRQQISGEQKFGVNNKLFALKAGQRYTLSPNLVLEFVRTQHSIIDTVTPVLHTPHGAIVYACDFKLDRTPVIGEPPDFARFRQIGKEGVLALIVESTNIDRPGRCPSERIARDLVRNVITSYEDDKSAIIVSTFSSHIARIKTIAECAHEIGRKPVLLGRSMEKYSVTAEQMKLCSFPETTSVFGNRRTVDRTLRRMMKMGKEQFLPIVTGHQGEPGSILTRLATGDTPYQLSKGDKVVFSANVIPNPMNFGQRYMVEQHLRHAGARIFEDLHVSGHAYREDHYEFIQLLQPQHIIPAHGNLKMTAGYTDFATEMGYIPQSTVHMLKNGQRIRLN from the coding sequence ATGGATATAGAAATTATAGCAGTGGGCGGATACGACGAGGTCGGGCGGAATATGACCGCTGTCCGCTGCGGAAAGGAAATTGTCATCTTTGACATGGGCCTCCGGCTGGACCAGATAGTGGTCCACGAGGACGCTGATATAGAGAATATGCATTCCCTTGATTTGATCAAGATCAAGGCAATACCGGATGATACCCTGATGAACGGGATCGAAGGGTCGGTCAAGGCGATCGTCTGCTCGCACGGACACCTCGACCATATCGGTGCGATCCCGAAACTGGCGCACCGGTACAATGCTCCCATTATCGCAACCCCGTATACCACAGAACTCATCCGGCAGCAGATCTCCGGTGAGCAGAAGTTCGGCGTGAACAACAAGCTCTTTGCCCTCAAGGCCGGCCAGCGCTACACGCTCTCTCCGAACCTGGTGCTCGAGTTCGTCCGCACGCAGCACTCGATCATCGATACAGTCACCCCGGTGCTTCACACCCCCCACGGTGCGATCGTCTATGCCTGCGATTTCAAGCTTGACCGGACGCCGGTCATTGGTGAACCGCCGGACTTTGCCCGCTTCCGCCAGATAGGCAAGGAAGGCGTGCTCGCCCTGATCGTGGAGAGCACCAATATCGACCGCCCGGGCCGGTGCCCGAGCGAGCGTATTGCCCGGGACCTGGTACGAAACGTCATCACCAGTTACGAGGATGACAAGAGTGCGATCATCGTCTCTACCTTCTCATCCCACATTGCCCGTATCAAAACCATAGCGGAATGTGCCCACGAGATTGGCAGGAAGCCGGTGCTGCTCGGCAGGTCCATGGAAAAGTACTCGGTTACCGCAGAACAGATGAAACTCTGCTCGTTTCCCGAGACTACCAGTGTGTTTGGGAACCGGCGAACCGTTGACCGCACCCTGCGCCGGATGATGAAGATGGGAAAGGAACAGTTCCTCCCCATTGTTACCGGACACCAGGGTGAGCCGGGCTCCATTCTCACCCGCCTTGCAACCGGGGACACCCCCTACCAGCTGTCAAAGGGTGACAAGGTCGTCTTCTCGGCAAACGTGATCCCGAACCCCATGAACTTCGGTCAGCGGTATATGGTCGAGCAGCACCTCCGGCACGCCGGTGCACGCATCTTTGAAGATCTGCACGTGAGCGGTCACGCCTACCGCGAGGATCACTATGAATTCATCCAGCTGCTCCAGCCGCAGCACATCATCCCTGCCCACGGGAACCTGAAGATGACCGCAGGGTATACGGATTTTGCCACGGAAATGGGATACATCCCCCAGTCTACCGTCCACATGCTGAAGAACGGGCAGCGGATCAGGCTCAATTAA
- a CDS encoding phosphopyruvate hydratase, protein MTTIEVIELRTILDSRGNATVEADVYTANGFGRSAAPSGASTGAFEAKVKPPREAIDYAYQNVLPALIGMDACDQEGFDEQLRDIDGTADFSEIGANIAVALSLANAKAAASASDMPLFRYLGGAFVKEMPLPLGNIIGGGAHAPNATEIQEFLVVPGGAADAEEAVFANAAVHRHVKELLKKNGKSCGKGDEGAWAPQIDDVLAFELIAEATGLVADEMNISVDMGIDVAASQMWTGDGYKYRNKIRTTEEQIAYIGELVDTYNLVYVEDPLFEEDFDAFSELNSQIGDRCLLCGDDIFVTQVDRIAQGIEMDAANCVLIKPNQVGTLTETYDAVRLAHTHGLDTVMSHRSGETTDTTIAHLATAFSCVFLKCGAVGGERIAKLNELIRIEEQL, encoded by the coding sequence ATGACGACCATAGAGGTTATCGAACTGCGGACAATCCTGGACAGCCGGGGCAATGCGACCGTCGAGGCGGACGTATACACGGCGAACGGTTTTGGCAGGTCCGCAGCGCCCAGCGGTGCCAGCACCGGGGCGTTTGAAGCAAAAGTCAAACCGCCACGGGAGGCGATTGACTATGCCTACCAGAATGTTCTTCCCGCACTCATAGGCATGGATGCCTGTGACCAGGAAGGCTTCGACGAGCAGCTTCGCGATATCGACGGGACTGCCGATTTCTCGGAGATCGGGGCAAATATCGCCGTGGCACTCTCGCTTGCCAATGCAAAAGCAGCAGCATCAGCAAGTGATATGCCGCTCTTCCGCTATCTTGGCGGAGCATTTGTAAAGGAGATGCCTCTTCCCTTAGGCAACATTATCGGTGGCGGGGCACATGCGCCAAATGCCACCGAGATCCAGGAATTCCTTGTCGTGCCCGGAGGCGCAGCGGATGCAGAAGAGGCAGTCTTTGCCAATGCAGCCGTCCACCGGCATGTCAAGGAACTCTTAAAGAAGAACGGGAAATCCTGCGGCAAGGGTGATGAGGGTGCGTGGGCACCGCAGATTGACGATGTCCTCGCATTTGAGCTCATTGCCGAGGCGACCGGACTTGTCGCCGACGAGATGAATATCTCGGTTGATATGGGTATTGATGTGGCAGCAAGCCAGATGTGGACCGGTGACGGGTACAAGTACCGTAACAAGATCCGCACCACTGAAGAGCAGATCGCCTACATCGGCGAACTGGTGGACACCTATAACCTTGTCTATGTAGAAGATCCCCTCTTTGAGGAGGACTTCGACGCCTTTTCAGAACTCAACAGCCAGATCGGGGATCGCTGTCTCCTGTGCGGAGACGATATCTTCGTGACGCAGGTTGACCGCATTGCGCAGGGCATCGAGATGGATGCAGCAAACTGCGTACTCATAAAACCCAATCAGGTGGGAACCCTCACTGAAACCTATGACGCAGTGCGGCTTGCCCACACCCATGGCCTGGACACGGTGATGAGCCACCGGTCCGGTGAAACCACCGATACGACAATCGCCCACCTCGCAACCGCGTTCTCCTGCGTTTTCTTAAAATGCGGAGCCGTTGGCGGAGAACGCATTGCCAAACTTAACGAACTGATACGCATCGAGGAACAGCTATGA